A single genomic interval of Fibrobacter sp. harbors:
- a CDS encoding sugar O-acetyltransferase: MTEKEKMLAGKLYDPSDRELASRRSACHALCQQYNGLLETDKAREEILAQILETTPARGVYLQGPVFFDYGSNTRIGEKSYANFNFTVLDCAPVNIGSNVFIGPNVSILTPIHPLRWQERNMFEKPDGSLTDLEYAKPVTIEDNCWIAGNVTICGGVTIGTGSVIGAGSVVTRAIPQGVVAVGNPCRVLKKVEQEKY, translated from the coding sequence ATGACAGAAAAAGAAAAAATGCTTGCCGGCAAACTTTACGATCCAAGCGACAGGGAGCTTGCATCAAGAAGATCCGCATGCCACGCCCTGTGCCAACAATATAACGGCCTTCTGGAAACCGACAAGGCCCGGGAGGAAATCCTAGCCCAGATTCTGGAGACAACACCCGCAAGGGGCGTTTACCTGCAAGGGCCTGTCTTTTTCGATTACGGGAGCAATACCCGCATCGGTGAAAAGAGCTACGCGAATTTCAACTTCACCGTGTTGGATTGCGCTCCGGTAAACATCGGGAGCAACGTATTCATAGGCCCGAACGTTTCGATTCTCACGCCCATACACCCGCTGCGTTGGCAAGAACGCAACATGTTCGAAAAGCCCGACGGCAGCCTCACCGACCTAGAATATGCAAAGCCGGTTACTATCGAGGACAACTGCTGGATTGCTGGGAACGTGACCATTTGCGGAGGCGTGACCATCGGTACAGGCAGCGTCATCGGGGCGGGGAGCGTGGTCACACGGGCCATCCCGCAGGGTGTCGTTGCCGTAGGCAACCCCTGCCGCGTACTCAAGAAGGTAGAACAAGAAAAGTACTGA
- a CDS encoding cellulase family glycosylhydrolase — translation MKITTKIVAVLGLAFGLSEAAPIDDIGALSVQGTQVVGANGQPAQLRGMSYYWSHSHTAFPFYNASVVNWLAEDWHVNLVRAAMAFETNAWNQKLDKNGYISDPSGTILQAEAVIDAAIAKGIYVIIDLHTHWANDNGDGQRWNKAAEFFEYMATKYGQYPNVIYEVYNEPGTDTWTGPSDWNPIKPYLEFIIPKIRAIDPDNLIIAGTPAYSGNLSEVANSPLTGSNAVNVAYAFHFYASTDDHLNRLLPIAKSALNTIPIFISECGLTNADGNGSLNYNSINQFWQWIDEAKLSWAAWSLSNTAETSAALQTSASTSGNWSESDLTPSGTWLRNKLRELNPEWTPIRGDSPGPAALSRPAASTSSFLFANNTVSVNLKGQSKVELLDLQGRTVRTLWNGNANGSVSLSVGTQPGIYLVRIQGQGVTETHKVAVK, via the coding sequence ATGAAAATCACCACGAAGATTGTCGCGGTTTTGGGGCTTGCATTTGGCCTATCCGAGGCCGCACCCATTGACGACATCGGCGCTTTGTCCGTCCAGGGAACCCAGGTGGTGGGCGCCAACGGGCAGCCCGCCCAACTCAGGGGAATGAGCTATTACTGGAGCCATTCTCACACGGCATTCCCCTTCTATAACGCAAGTGTCGTAAACTGGTTAGCAGAAGACTGGCACGTAAACCTCGTCCGTGCGGCAATGGCCTTTGAAACCAACGCATGGAATCAGAAACTTGATAAGAATGGATACATTTCCGATCCATCCGGCACAATACTACAGGCCGAGGCTGTTATTGATGCCGCAATCGCTAAGGGAATTTACGTCATTATTGATTTGCACACACATTGGGCAAATGACAATGGAGACGGCCAGCGCTGGAATAAAGCCGCGGAATTCTTTGAATACATGGCCACGAAATACGGACAATATCCTAATGTAATTTATGAAGTCTACAACGAACCTGGAACAGACACCTGGACAGGCCCAAGCGATTGGAATCCAATCAAGCCCTACCTGGAGTTTATTATTCCAAAAATCAGAGCAATCGACCCAGACAACCTTATTATTGCGGGAACCCCGGCCTATTCGGGCAATCTCAGCGAGGTTGCAAATAGCCCACTGACTGGCTCGAATGCCGTAAACGTCGCCTACGCATTCCATTTTTACGCATCCACTGATGATCATTTAAACAGACTCTTGCCCATTGCGAAATCAGCGTTAAACACGATACCAATCTTCATTTCTGAATGTGGCCTCACCAATGCCGATGGAAATGGTTCCCTAAACTACAACAGTATAAATCAATTCTGGCAATGGATTGACGAAGCTAAACTCAGTTGGGCCGCATGGAGCCTTTCAAACACCGCAGAAACATCCGCCGCTCTGCAAACGAGCGCCAGCACCAGCGGAAACTGGTCCGAAAGCGACCTTACTCCGTCGGGCACCTGGCTCAGGAACAAACTCCGCGAACTGAATCCGGAATGGACTCCCATCAGGGGAGATTCTCCCGGTCCAGCCGCGCTCTCCCGCCCAGCCGCAAGCACTTCCAGTTTCCTCTTCGCAAACAACACCGTCAGCGTAAACCTCAAGGGTCAGTCCAAAGTGGAACTGCTGGACCTGCAAGGCCGCACCGTCCGCACCCTCTGGAACGGGAACGCCAATGGCAGCGTTAGCTTGTCCGTAGGCACACAACCGGGAATCTACCTGGTGCGAATCCAGGGACAAGGCGTTACCGAGACTCACAAAGTCGCGGTGAAATAA
- a CDS encoding GNAT family N-acetyltransferase — protein MLQFFDVTRDAPWFPQVKALYESAFPANERIPIKHLLDDKIKREFWAFFNKDNGENAAAPMFCGFSNSITHGSITNIVYFAVVPELRSRGYGSQILQAIRRQHPDTRIVVDIEVEEDSKDAEELEHRNRRREFYTRNGFDSSPVDYIWQGEHYRLLSAGGIVTEKEFRDFWKEILKNVPGAKYP, from the coding sequence ATGCTCCAGTTTTTCGATGTCACAAGAGATGCCCCCTGGTTTCCGCAGGTCAAGGCACTGTACGAATCGGCGTTCCCGGCAAACGAACGTATTCCGATAAAACATTTGCTCGACGATAAAATCAAGCGGGAATTCTGGGCGTTTTTTAACAAGGATAATGGCGAGAACGCCGCGGCTCCCATGTTCTGCGGGTTCTCGAATTCCATCACACACGGGAGCATCACGAACATCGTCTATTTCGCGGTTGTGCCAGAACTGCGCAGTCGCGGATACGGTTCGCAAATCCTGCAGGCCATCCGCAGGCAACACCCCGACACGCGCATCGTCGTCGATATTGAAGTCGAAGAAGATTCCAAGGACGCCGAAGAACTCGAACACAGGAACCGCCGTCGCGAATTTTACACCCGCAACGGCTTTGACTCCTCCCCCGTCGATTACATCTGGCAAGGCGAGCACTACCGCCTACTTTCCGCCGGCGGCATCGTCACCGAAAAAGAATTCCGCGACTTCTGGAAAGAAATCCTGAAGAACGTCCCCGGAGCGAAGTACCCGTAA
- a CDS encoding transporter, with protein MFKKIALATALVATASFATWNYFPVLENHKGQAEVGVTDRMQDKWNALGLFVGARYTVIPNLELGVKLPYTVFTHWDGEDAKADGLNNIPLMVRYQFMPIMNAFVDVDLPVGDEEVSPDGLGLYFGVQFSQNFGMVNFGSEAGLAIRTEGDDEVSPPYNLHIGLEGDFAINQMFTPYVGLDIDMKLGENTHDGDEIPGSDESGDLGLAPYVGVNIAINPMFYVDLSAKFGIGDDYYGEEMPIWLTGKFGINF; from the coding sequence ATGTTCAAGAAAATCGCTCTCGCTACCGCCTTGGTGGCCACAGCTTCCTTCGCTACCTGGAACTACTTCCCGGTACTCGAAAACCACAAGGGCCAGGCTGAAGTCGGCGTCACCGACAGGATGCAGGACAAGTGGAACGCACTCGGACTCTTCGTTGGTGCCCGCTACACGGTCATCCCGAACTTGGAACTGGGTGTCAAGCTCCCCTACACCGTTTTCACCCATTGGGATGGCGAAGATGCGAAGGCCGATGGTCTGAACAACATTCCTCTGATGGTTCGCTACCAGTTCATGCCCATCATGAACGCCTTCGTTGACGTGGACCTGCCCGTCGGTGACGAAGAAGTGAGCCCGGACGGTCTCGGCCTCTACTTCGGTGTCCAGTTCTCCCAGAACTTCGGTATGGTGAACTTCGGTTCTGAAGCCGGCCTCGCCATCCGTACCGAAGGCGACGACGAAGTTTCTCCTCCGTACAACCTGCATATCGGTCTTGAAGGCGACTTCGCCATCAACCAGATGTTCACTCCGTACGTCGGACTCGACATTGACATGAAGCTCGGCGAAAACACCCACGATGGTGACGAAATTCCGGGTTCTGACGAAAGCGGCGACCTCGGTCTCGCTCCGTATGTTGGCGTGAACATCGCCATCAACCCGATGTTCTATGTTGACCTGAGCGCCAAGTTCGGCATCGGTGACGACTACTACGGTGAAGAAATGCCCATTTGGCTCACCGGCAAGTTCGGCATCAACTTCTAA
- a CDS encoding SDR family oxidoreductase → MKSFENKVVVVTGGAHGIGATVVSEFEKEGAKVAYIDIRENPCFVGDLSKKEVLEKFAQFVIEKYGHVDVLVNNALPLMKGIDECSYEEFSYALAVGVTAPFYLAKFFAPHFGVGASIINISSSRDRMSQPQTESYTAAKGGIAALTHALAVSFAGRVRVNSISPGWIDTDFKVYEGLDATQQPAGRVGNPLDIANMVLYLASDKAGFITGENICIDGGMTRQMIYHNDCGWKFEG, encoded by the coding sequence ATGAAATCGTTTGAAAATAAAGTGGTCGTGGTGACGGGTGGGGCCCACGGGATAGGCGCTACCGTTGTGAGTGAATTCGAGAAAGAGGGGGCGAAGGTCGCCTACATCGACATTCGCGAGAATCCCTGTTTTGTAGGGGACTTGTCAAAAAAGGAAGTCCTCGAAAAATTTGCGCAGTTCGTCATCGAAAAATACGGGCACGTGGATGTGCTGGTGAACAACGCGCTCCCGCTGATGAAAGGCATTGACGAATGTAGCTACGAAGAATTCAGCTATGCGCTGGCGGTGGGCGTGACGGCCCCGTTTTATCTCGCGAAATTTTTCGCACCGCATTTCGGGGTGGGCGCGAGCATTATAAACATTTCTTCGAGTCGCGACCGCATGAGTCAACCGCAAACGGAAAGCTATACGGCGGCGAAGGGCGGAATTGCTGCCCTTACCCATGCGCTTGCAGTGAGCTTTGCGGGCCGCGTCCGCGTGAATTCCATTTCGCCGGGCTGGATCGATACGGATTTCAAGGTTTACGAAGGTCTCGATGCCACGCAGCAGCCCGCAGGCCGCGTCGGGAACCCGCTCGACATCGCCAACATGGTGCTTTACCTCGCCAGCGACAAGGCCGGTTTTATTACCGGCGAAAACATCTGCATCGACGGCGGTATGACCCGCCAGATGATTTACCACAACGACTGCGGCTGGAAATTCGAAGGGTAG
- the coaE gene encoding dephospho-CoA kinase (Dephospho-CoA kinase (CoaE) performs the final step in coenzyme A biosynthesis.), with protein MADKRIGITGTIGSGKSTVGECLRRQGLPVLDADACVHELYRDCEALRKELAEAFGPECLTADGVNRKFFADLIFKDDAAREKLEALVYPYLTDAVQEFFASHSVPAFLEAALLHRIPQVVKLLDQVWLVDAPAKVRLERLVSRGLARGDAERRIETQGDIVAFAAVWQAQGITVTRIENGGSLEQLEELVHQLSLS; from the coding sequence ATGGCAGATAAGCGCATCGGCATCACGGGAACCATTGGTTCCGGAAAGTCCACGGTGGGGGAGTGCCTCCGCCGGCAGGGGCTCCCCGTGCTGGACGCTGATGCCTGCGTGCATGAACTTTACCGGGATTGCGAAGCCCTGCGCAAGGAACTGGCGGAGGCCTTTGGCCCGGAATGCCTGACTGCCGATGGCGTGAACCGCAAATTTTTTGCGGACCTTATTTTCAAGGACGATGCCGCCCGTGAAAAACTGGAGGCTCTGGTTTATCCCTACCTGACGGACGCGGTGCAGGAGTTTTTCGCGTCGCACTCTGTCCCAGCGTTTCTGGAGGCGGCCCTCTTGCACCGCATACCCCAGGTGGTAAAGCTTCTGGACCAGGTGTGGCTGGTGGATGCTCCTGCAAAGGTTCGACTGGAGCGGTTGGTGTCCCGGGGCCTTGCCCGTGGAGATGCGGAACGCCGTATTGAAACCCAGGGCGACATCGTCGCCTTTGCCGCCGTTTGGCAGGCACAGGGGATTACCGTTACAAGAATTGAGAACGGTGGCTCCTTGGAACAACTGGAAGAACTTGTACATCAACTCAGCCTTTCCTAA
- a CDS encoding SDR family oxidoreductase — protein sequence MRCLVTGGAGFLGSHLCERLLNDGHEVLCLDNYFTGRLQNIAHLRDNRNFELIRHDVTEPILLEVDRIFNLACPASPVHYQFNPVKTIKTSVMGAINMLGLAKRVHARILQASTSEVYGDPAVHPQKENYWGNVNPIGIRSCYDEGKRVAETLFMDYHRQNKVDIRIVRIFNTYGPRMLMNDGRVVSNFIVQALKGEDLTIYGDGSQTRSFCYVDDLIEAFARMMDQGEIIGPVNIGNPGEFTMLELAHAVLEQTGSKSKIVYQPLPGDDPKMRRPDIGLAKKALGWEPKVNLFDGLQKTIEYFKTIV from the coding sequence ATGAGATGCTTGGTGACCGGCGGTGCCGGATTCTTGGGTAGCCACCTCTGCGAGAGGCTCTTGAACGACGGACACGAGGTCCTGTGCCTGGACAATTATTTCACCGGGCGTCTTCAGAACATCGCGCACCTGCGGGACAACCGTAATTTTGAACTTATCCGCCACGACGTCACCGAGCCTATCCTTCTGGAAGTGGACCGGATTTTCAACCTGGCCTGCCCCGCAAGCCCGGTCCATTACCAGTTCAACCCGGTAAAGACCATCAAGACCAGCGTCATGGGCGCTATCAACATGCTTGGGCTTGCCAAGCGGGTTCATGCCCGCATATTGCAGGCCAGCACCAGCGAGGTCTACGGCGACCCGGCGGTACATCCGCAAAAAGAGAATTACTGGGGAAACGTGAACCCCATCGGTATCCGCAGCTGCTACGACGAGGGCAAGCGCGTGGCGGAGACCCTCTTTATGGACTACCATCGCCAGAATAAGGTAGATATCCGCATCGTGCGCATTTTCAATACTTACGGCCCACGTATGCTCATGAACGACGGCCGCGTGGTGTCTAACTTCATTGTGCAGGCATTGAAGGGCGAAGACCTGACCATCTACGGCGACGGCAGCCAGACCCGCAGCTTCTGCTATGTGGATGATCTTATCGAGGCCTTTGCCCGCATGATGGATCAGGGCGAAATTATTGGTCCGGTGAACATCGGAAATCCCGGCGAGTTTACTATGCTGGAACTGGCTCATGCCGTACTGGAGCAGACGGGTTCCAAGAGCAAAATTGTGTACCAACCCTTGCCTGGCGACGACCCCAAGATGCGCCGCCCGGACATTGGCCTTGCAAAAAAGGCCCTGGGCTGGGAGCCCAAGGTGAATCTGTTCGACGGCCTCCAGAAGACCATCGAGTATTTCAAGACGATTGTTTAG
- a CDS encoding prohibitin family protein: MKTKFLLAIAASLVLLGCAQIDETERGVVLQFGKYSETFEPGLNFYNIVTKEVIRIPVSTQLETVKIESGSKDLQTVYVGTNVNYHVDPQNVDKIYSKYGTRYVATVLQPKIKETITGITPQYVPEEMLQKREEIRSRMESALKSKLDSAGAHIIIDGFTITEFQFSRAFNEAIEAKQVQEQEALKEKNIKIKMDYQNEQRVAKAKADSAVIALQMEALKKQNGKEYLMLKWIEKWDGKLPQVNGNDKMIPMINIQP; this comes from the coding sequence ATGAAAACAAAATTTCTTTTAGCGATAGCCGCATCCCTCGTCCTTTTGGGGTGCGCCCAGATTGATGAAACGGAGCGCGGTGTGGTGCTCCAGTTCGGAAAGTACAGCGAGACCTTTGAGCCTGGGCTAAACTTTTACAACATTGTCACCAAAGAAGTCATCCGTATCCCCGTGAGCACCCAGCTGGAAACGGTCAAGATAGAATCCGGCTCCAAAGATTTGCAGACCGTATATGTGGGCACCAACGTGAACTACCATGTGGACCCGCAGAACGTAGACAAGATTTACTCCAAGTACGGCACACGGTATGTGGCCACCGTCCTCCAGCCCAAAATCAAGGAAACCATCACGGGCATCACACCGCAATACGTTCCCGAAGAAATGCTCCAGAAACGCGAAGAAATCCGCAGCCGTATGGAATCGGCTCTCAAGTCAAAGCTGGACTCCGCCGGAGCCCATATCATCATTGATGGTTTCACCATTACGGAATTCCAGTTCAGCAGAGCCTTCAACGAGGCCATTGAGGCCAAGCAGGTACAAGAGCAAGAGGCTCTCAAGGAAAAGAACATCAAGATTAAGATGGACTACCAAAACGAGCAACGGGTGGCCAAGGCCAAGGCGGACTCAGCCGTCATCGCCCTCCAGATGGAAGCCCTCAAGAAACAGAACGGCAAGGAATACCTGATGCTCAAGTGGATTGAAAAATGGGACGGCAAGCTCCCCCAGGTCAACGGAAATGATAAGATGATTCCCATGATCAATATTCAGCCGTAA
- a CDS encoding ATP-binding protein, whose amino-acid sequence MSTKNYARECYLKKIRGFYRDCEIIKVITGVRRCGKSSLMETIAQELADSGVAPENIVYLDLDRRGFKNIKTADQLEKCIEEHSAAQGTKFLFIDEIQNVKDFEVVINAFRAEGDFSIFITGSNSYLLSGELVTKLTGRYIEFEMFPLNFQEYLGMKRFFGKAVSQNLVEEFDNFLVEGGFPKAVQYDSPQDKRAYIESVINEIFEKDIKRRVKIRNVSVFNKIRNYMINNFGATTSLTNMLEDLRKNGSDIKRETLNRYIQILVDSKILYECNRFDMKSRRSIAGEKKYYLADVGFYYATNTDNRINYGPVMENVFYAYAKSNGYSVSVGRIGKLECDFILQRDFSEYSYVQVCMTMMDSRKTEDREYAPLEKIRDNYAKYVLTRNDVIQHRNGIVHKNMPEMMNDGELP is encoded by the coding sequence ATGAGTACCAAGAATTATGCCAGGGAATGCTATCTCAAGAAAATCCGCGGTTTCTACCGCGATTGCGAGATAATCAAGGTCATTACGGGGGTCCGCCGCTGCGGCAAGTCGAGCCTGATGGAGACTATTGCGCAGGAACTCGCTGATTCGGGTGTCGCTCCCGAAAACATCGTCTATCTCGACTTGGACAGGCGCGGGTTCAAGAATATCAAGACTGCAGATCAGTTGGAAAAATGCATTGAGGAGCATTCCGCTGCGCAAGGGACCAAATTCCTGTTCATTGACGAGATTCAAAATGTCAAGGACTTTGAGGTGGTCATCAACGCATTCAGGGCGGAAGGCGACTTTTCCATATTCATTACGGGTTCGAATTCATACCTGTTGAGCGGTGAACTGGTCACCAAGCTGACGGGCAGATATATCGAGTTCGAAATGTTCCCGCTCAATTTCCAGGAATACTTGGGAATGAAGCGTTTCTTCGGCAAAGCAGTCAGCCAAAATCTTGTGGAAGAGTTCGACAACTTCCTCGTGGAGGGCGGTTTCCCGAAAGCGGTCCAGTACGATTCGCCGCAAGACAAGAGGGCTTACATCGAAAGTGTAATCAATGAAATTTTTGAGAAGGATATCAAGCGACGCGTGAAAATCCGCAATGTGTCGGTGTTCAACAAGATTCGAAACTACATGATAAACAACTTCGGTGCGACAACGAGCCTTACCAACATGCTCGAAGACTTGCGTAAGAACGGCTCCGACATCAAGCGGGAAACCTTGAACAGGTACATCCAGATTTTGGTCGATTCGAAAATCCTCTACGAGTGCAACCGCTTCGACATGAAATCGCGAAGGTCTATCGCAGGCGAAAAGAAATACTACTTGGCCGATGTGGGATTTTACTACGCGACCAATACCGACAACCGCATAAATTACGGCCCCGTCATGGAGAACGTTTTTTACGCCTACGCCAAATCGAACGGTTATAGCGTGAGTGTCGGGCGCATTGGGAAGCTGGAGTGCGACTTTATTCTGCAAAGGGATTTTTCGGAGTACAGTTACGTGCAAGTCTGCATGACGATGATGGATAGCCGAAAGACTGAGGACCGCGAATATGCCCCGCTGGAGAAAATTCGGGACAATTACGCGAAGTACGTGCTGACTCGAAATGACGTTATCCAGCACAGGAACGGGATTGTCCACAAGAACATGCCCGAAATGATGAACGACGGGGAATTGCCGTAG
- the fliB gene encoding flagellin lysine-N-methylase — protein sequence MILRKPDFYDKFKCTATHCSDTCCVGWEIDIDKTSQDSYSKVKGPFGDKLRANIEEGHFKLLPHDRCPFLDKSNLCEIYQNLGEGALCEICREHPRFVEVYGDIMERGLGLCCEEATRLLLEGEGPLAFTAEECDEPEDELSEDDIEIRNEVLYEREQMFKALADGTASFKEKLYTAFGYNNEKPFAPLGSVCELYELLAKTVSFGPAWDSALARIKTRIDADSANSTPIEDQGYFSETESSRLLAYLVYRHFAKCLFEGHANGKRNFAVFFWNVARFFTRELGGKINAIKILSRQLEYCEENMEMMEKVLDDI from the coding sequence ATGATCCTTCGCAAGCCCGATTTTTATGATAAATTCAAATGCACGGCCACCCACTGCAGCGACACCTGCTGCGTAGGCTGGGAAATCGACATCGACAAAACTTCGCAGGATTCCTACAGCAAGGTAAAAGGGCCCTTTGGCGACAAGCTTCGCGCAAATATCGAAGAAGGACACTTCAAGCTGCTTCCCCACGACCGCTGTCCGTTTTTGGACAAAAGCAACCTCTGCGAAATCTATCAGAATCTGGGGGAGGGCGCCCTCTGCGAAATCTGTCGTGAGCACCCGCGGTTCGTAGAAGTATACGGTGACATCATGGAACGGGGCCTAGGGCTCTGCTGCGAAGAGGCGACACGGCTCCTGCTTGAAGGCGAAGGCCCTCTTGCATTCACGGCCGAAGAATGTGACGAGCCCGAAGACGAACTGAGCGAAGACGACATCGAAATCCGGAACGAAGTGCTTTACGAAAGGGAGCAAATGTTCAAAGCCCTCGCCGATGGCACAGCCTCTTTCAAGGAGAAACTCTACACCGCTTTCGGATACAACAATGAAAAACCCTTCGCCCCTCTCGGTAGTGTTTGCGAGCTGTACGAGCTTCTTGCCAAGACGGTCAGTTTCGGCCCGGCATGGGACAGTGCCCTCGCCCGAATCAAGACCCGCATTGACGCAGATTCTGCCAACAGCACTCCCATCGAAGACCAGGGTTATTTTTCCGAAACCGAAAGCAGTCGCCTGCTCGCCTACCTGGTATACAGGCATTTCGCCAAATGCCTGTTTGAAGGCCATGCCAATGGCAAGCGCAATTTCGCCGTGTTCTTCTGGAATGTGGCACGGTTCTTCACCCGTGAACTGGGCGGAAAAATCAATGCCATCAAGATTCTCTCCAGGCAGCTCGAATACTGTGAAGAGAACATGGAAATGATGGAAAAGGTGCTGGACGACATCTAA